Proteins from a single region of Deinococcus aquaedulcis:
- a CDS encoding response regulator transcription factor encodes MRLVIADDHPLFRMGLKYALIHQGFDVVAEASDGLAALEACRALQPDAALLDVKMPGMTGIEVCERLRQTNPRLVSVLITTFAEPAIVQAARAAGARGYVSKETDPESLARQLRDIVANPDVDRLPHVDVPRLTPRESEVLPLLAQGYSNKEIAKNLGVSPDTVKDHLARLYAKLDAGDRTEAVSRARSIGLLH; translated from the coding sequence ATGAGACTCGTTATTGCCGACGACCACCCCCTCTTCCGTATGGGCCTGAAATACGCCCTGATTCACCAGGGCTTTGACGTGGTGGCCGAAGCCAGCGACGGCCTCGCGGCGCTGGAAGCCTGCCGCGCCCTGCAGCCCGACGCTGCGCTGCTGGACGTGAAGATGCCCGGCATGACCGGCATTGAGGTCTGCGAGCGGCTGCGCCAGACCAACCCCCGGCTGGTGAGCGTACTGATCACCACCTTTGCCGAGCCCGCCATCGTGCAGGCCGCCCGCGCCGCCGGGGCACGCGGGTACGTGAGCAAGGAGACTGACCCCGAGAGTCTGGCCCGGCAGCTGCGCGACATCGTGGCCAACCCGGATGTGGACCGCCTGCCCCATGTGGACGTGCCGCGCCTGACCCCCCGTGAATCCGAGGTGCTGCCCCTGCTGGCCCAGGGCTACTCCAACAAGGAGATCGCCAAGAACCTGGGCGTGTCGCCCGATACGGTCAAGGACCACCTGGCCCGCCTGTACGCCAAGCTGGACGCTGGCGACCGCACCGAGGCCGTGAGCCGCGCCCGGAGCATCGGTCTGCTGCATTAG
- a CDS encoding sensor histidine kinase — MPTSAAVPLRPGAAVGRVRTLRSQFTFVIFLLAFLPNIILTLMARPDVPPLPLLAWMAVVGALSAAMGYLLSGTLLRPVSRLQAQVEHGDFQAAQRDDPAEVRSLRAAFTGLLSRLGTEQARRNAFIATLVHDLKTPLIATGHLTKILTTLPLPDHERRLMGEQIQAETGRLLALVQQMADAHRFEQEDVQVQPARTDLRALLDDVAQRVAPQAQERDLTVRVEGHGHAQADRAVLERAVMNLTVNALRYATHEVTLSVSGEGLHVTDDGPGLAAPLSELAQPFNVQPTTIAGQQYTAGTAGLGLFIARRIAEAHGGELRYTRHSPPSSASGHPPPEAPAGAPLSPPAQTRFTLLLPEVSP, encoded by the coding sequence ATGCCCACGTCCGCCGCTGTTCCCCTGCGCCCCGGCGCCGCCGTGGGCCGCGTGCGGACGCTGCGTTCACAGTTCACCTTCGTGATTTTCCTGCTGGCCTTTTTGCCCAACATCATCCTGACCCTGATGGCCCGGCCCGACGTGCCCCCGCTGCCGCTGCTGGCCTGGATGGCGGTGGTGGGGGCGCTGTCGGCGGCCATGGGCTACCTGCTCAGCGGCACGCTGCTGCGCCCGGTCAGCCGCCTGCAGGCGCAGGTGGAACACGGCGACTTTCAGGCCGCCCAGCGCGACGACCCGGCCGAGGTGCGCTCGCTGCGCGCGGCTTTTACGGGCCTGCTCTCGCGCCTGGGAACCGAACAGGCCCGGCGCAACGCCTTTATCGCCACCCTGGTGCACGACCTGAAAACCCCGCTGATCGCCACCGGGCACCTCACCAAGATCCTCACCACGCTGCCCCTGCCGGACCACGAGCGCCGCCTGATGGGCGAGCAGATTCAGGCCGAAACCGGGCGCCTGCTGGCCCTGGTGCAGCAGATGGCCGATGCGCACCGCTTTGAACAGGAAGACGTGCAGGTGCAGCCCGCCCGCACCGACCTGCGCGCGCTGCTGGACGACGTGGCGCAGCGCGTGGCCCCGCAGGCCCAGGAGCGCGACCTGACCGTGCGGGTCGAAGGTCACGGCCACGCCCAGGCGGACCGGGCGGTGCTGGAACGCGCCGTGATGAACCTCACCGTAAACGCCCTGCGCTACGCCACGCACGAGGTCACCCTCAGCGTGTCGGGTGAGGGCCTGCACGTCACCGACGACGGCCCCGGGCTGGCCGCGCCCCTGTCCGAACTGGCCCAGCCGTTCAACGTCCAGCCCACCACCATTGCGGGCCAGCAGTACACCGCTGGCACAGCGGGTCTAGGCCTGTTTATCGCCCGCCGCATCGCCGAAGCGCACGGCGGTGAGTTGCGCTATACCCGCCATTCTCCTCCTTCCTCTGCCTCCGGCCACCCCCCCCCCGAAGCCCCTGCCGGTGCTCCCCTGTCCCCGCCCGCCCAGACCCGCTTCACGCTCTTGTTGCCGGAGGTTTCCCCATGA
- a CDS encoding coiled-coil domain-containing protein produces MTPKRPAETATKAKILEAFDDLSTEYSQLEGQVGTLKAQLNQKEKEVREAQREAQKKAQQAAQGPMAATSRDLPTTPDDKPGRMEVALGLLAQLQAGASGTLAELSEQLSAQAAGLQGVLKLAQAEREALKELYDLEASDDSLPALLAQYDAAAEGARTEYETLQAETAEDWDARQREWLAEQDARERTVQERDLTAATTREREDADYRYNRDLARRLDDETYRAEQAELTRERAERLDIQEREWNAREAELSSREQRVREITARAAALPAEREAALKRAEAEGTGIGSRQARVRTDLQEKEIEGQRRIYEQRIQNLQTRLDLLDTRAAGLAEQLGAASRQMQDLAVKAIEGQANASSLSAFKELAMEQAKAQGKGKN; encoded by the coding sequence ATGACCCCCAAACGGCCCGCCGAAACCGCCACCAAGGCCAAGATTCTGGAAGCCTTCGACGACCTGAGCACCGAGTACAGCCAGCTGGAAGGGCAAGTGGGCACGCTGAAGGCCCAGCTGAACCAGAAGGAAAAAGAGGTGCGCGAAGCCCAGCGAGAGGCACAGAAGAAGGCCCAGCAGGCGGCCCAAGGGCCCATGGCTGCGACCAGCCGGGACCTGCCCACCACGCCCGACGACAAGCCGGGGCGCATGGAAGTGGCGCTGGGGCTGCTGGCCCAGTTGCAGGCCGGGGCATCGGGCACGCTGGCCGAACTGTCGGAACAGCTCAGTGCCCAGGCGGCGGGGCTGCAGGGCGTGCTGAAGCTGGCCCAGGCCGAACGCGAGGCGCTGAAAGAGTTGTACGACCTGGAGGCCAGCGACGACTCGCTGCCGGCGCTGCTGGCCCAGTACGACGCGGCGGCCGAGGGGGCCCGCACCGAGTACGAGACCCTGCAGGCCGAAACGGCCGAGGACTGGGACGCCCGTCAGCGCGAGTGGCTGGCGGAACAGGACGCCCGCGAGCGCACTGTGCAGGAGCGCGACCTGACAGCCGCCACCACCCGCGAGCGCGAAGACGCCGACTACCGCTATAACCGCGACCTTGCCCGGCGCCTGGACGACGAAACCTACCGCGCCGAACAGGCCGAGCTGACCCGTGAGCGCGCCGAGCGCCTGGACATCCAGGAACGCGAGTGGAACGCCCGCGAGGCCGAACTGAGCAGCCGCGAGCAGCGCGTCCGTGAGATCACCGCCCGCGCCGCTGCCCTGCCCGCCGAGCGCGAGGCCGCCCTGAAGCGCGCCGAGGCCGAAGGCACCGGCATCGGCAGCCGGCAGGCGCGCGTGCGCACCGACCTGCAGGAAAAGGAGATCGAGGGCCAGCGCCGCATCTACGAGCAGCGCATCCAGAACCTGCAGACCCGCCTGGACCTGCTGGACACCCGCGCGGCGGGACTGGCCGAGCAACTGGGCGCCGCCAGCCGCCAGATGCAGGACCTCGCCGTCAAAGCCATCGAGGGGCAGGCCAACGCCAGCAGCCTCAGCGCCTTCAAGGAACTGGCCATGGAACAGGCCAAGGCCCAGGGCAAGGGCAAGAACTGA
- a CDS encoding coiled-coil domain-containing protein: MTDHDAQSLQRAFKQLRQEQAAAQGRFQSRAEAQQLRRNRELLTQAADHTVDRIVRESADVQLAVGTLMAQLEERLSGEATKLSELVTATEVAQKELAELRRVRVAADALAALQQEGRERLATLRGEHQAQLDALAREQAAARRAWEREDAEFAAEERREREDTARERQQEEADHTYARQRERQHDADAQHAADRAQERELAERRLTLERDWRGREAVLEKGAEQFEKDRAQVEAFPQVLQEEVRKAREDGIRQATADAKVRSDLLEREWEASKQSYELHLEALQASVTAAEAQVAELQAQQQRVSEQTQGLAARAFRGEA, from the coding sequence ATGACCGATCACGATGCACAGAGCCTTCAACGGGCCTTCAAGCAACTGCGCCAGGAGCAGGCCGCCGCGCAGGGCCGTTTCCAGAGCCGCGCCGAGGCGCAGCAACTGCGCCGCAACCGCGAACTGCTGACCCAGGCTGCCGACCACACCGTGGACCGGATCGTGCGCGAATCCGCCGATGTGCAGCTGGCCGTGGGCACGCTGATGGCGCAACTGGAAGAGCGGCTGTCCGGCGAGGCCACCAAGCTGAGCGAACTGGTGACCGCCACTGAGGTCGCCCAGAAGGAACTGGCTGAACTGCGCCGCGTGCGCGTGGCCGCCGACGCCCTGGCCGCCCTGCAGCAGGAGGGCCGTGAGCGCTTGGCCACCCTGCGCGGCGAGCATCAGGCCCAGCTGGACGCCCTGGCGCGCGAACAGGCGGCCGCCCGCCGCGCCTGGGAGCGCGAGGACGCCGAATTCGCCGCCGAGGAGCGCCGTGAGCGCGAGGACACCGCCCGCGAACGCCAGCAGGAAGAAGCCGACCACACCTACGCCCGCCAGCGTGAGCGCCAGCACGACGCCGACGCCCAGCACGCCGCTGACCGCGCCCAGGAGCGCGAACTGGCCGAGCGCCGCCTGACCCTGGAACGCGACTGGCGCGGGCGCGAGGCCGTTCTGGAAAAGGGCGCCGAGCAGTTCGAGAAGGACCGTGCCCAGGTCGAAGCCTTTCCGCAGGTGCTGCAAGAAGAGGTTCGCAAGGCCCGTGAGGACGGCATCCGGCAGGCCACCGCCGACGCCAAGGTCCGCTCGGACCTGCTGGAGCGCGAGTGGGAAGCCAGCAAACAGAGTTACGAATTGCATCTGGAAGCGCTGCAGGCGTCCGTCACAGCGGCCGAGGCCCAGGTGGCCGAACTGCAGGCCCAGCAGCAGCGCGTGAGCGAACAGACCCAGGGCCTCGCCGCCCGCGCTTTCCGAGGTGAAGCATGA
- the lepA gene encoding translation elongation factor 4 produces MNVRNFSIIAHVDHGKSTLADRILERLGAMSERDKRDQTLDTLELERERGITIKSTPVRLTYQRPLQEDGTGGEEYTFNLIDTPGHVDFNYEVSRSLAACEGVLLLVDASQGVEAQTIVNAYLAIDNNLEIVPVVNKIDLPAADPEGAAQELEDVIGIPAEDAVFASGKAGIGIPEILEAIVQRIPAPSGDPQAPLKALIFDSFYDAYQGVILFVRVLEGTIKPKDQILLMNAGKTFDVDKVGTFSPGLVVGQELAAGAVGWVAAGIKDIHDAQVGDTLTGKDVQTAEPFPGFKPAQPVVFSGLYPTDTEDYRKLRDALEKLKLNDAAFSFEPETSEALGFGFRCGFLGLLHAEIIQERLEREYDLDLIATAPAVVYRVTLTNGEIFETQNPAEFPTRDRITSVEEPYIKLSIMLPEDYVGTVMQLLQERRGSMITMNYVGKRVELLYEVPFAEILYDFHDRLKSISRGYASMDYEMIGYREGDLRKVDIMVNNEVIDALAVIVHETKTYSLGRKIVDKMAEVIPRQMFPVPVQAVIGGKIIARATVKAFRKDVLAKCYGGDISRKKKLLEKQKKGRARMKQFGTVEVPQEAFLAVLSTEE; encoded by the coding sequence GTGAACGTCAGGAACTTTTCGATCATCGCCCATGTGGACCACGGGAAATCCACCCTCGCGGACCGCATTCTGGAGCGGCTGGGCGCCATGTCCGAGCGGGACAAGCGCGACCAGACCCTCGACACGCTGGAACTGGAACGCGAGCGCGGCATCACCATCAAGTCCACCCCGGTGCGCCTGACCTACCAGCGTCCCCTGCAGGAGGACGGCACGGGCGGCGAGGAATACACCTTCAACCTCATTGACACGCCCGGTCACGTGGATTTCAACTACGAGGTCTCGCGCTCGCTGGCCGCCTGCGAGGGCGTGCTGCTGCTGGTGGACGCCTCGCAGGGCGTGGAGGCGCAGACCATCGTCAACGCGTACCTGGCGATTGACAACAACCTGGAAATCGTGCCGGTGGTGAACAAGATTGACCTGCCGGCCGCCGACCCCGAAGGTGCGGCGCAGGAGCTGGAAGATGTGATCGGCATTCCCGCCGAGGACGCGGTGTTCGCCTCGGGCAAGGCGGGCATTGGCATTCCCGAGATTCTGGAAGCCATCGTGCAACGCATTCCCGCGCCCAGCGGTGACCCCCAGGCGCCGCTGAAGGCCCTGATCTTCGATTCCTTTTACGACGCCTACCAGGGCGTGATCCTGTTCGTGCGGGTGCTGGAAGGCACCATAAAACCCAAAGACCAGATCCTGCTGATGAACGCGGGCAAGACCTTTGATGTGGACAAGGTGGGCACCTTCAGCCCCGGACTGGTCGTGGGGCAGGAACTGGCCGCTGGCGCCGTGGGCTGGGTGGCCGCCGGCATCAAGGACATCCACGACGCGCAGGTGGGCGACACCCTGACCGGCAAGGACGTGCAGACCGCCGAGCCCTTCCCCGGCTTCAAGCCCGCGCAGCCGGTGGTGTTCTCGGGCCTCTACCCCACCGACACCGAGGACTACCGCAAGCTGCGCGACGCGCTGGAAAAGCTGAAGCTGAACGACGCCGCGTTCTCCTTTGAGCCCGAAACGTCCGAGGCCCTGGGGTTCGGCTTCCGCTGCGGCTTTCTGGGCCTGCTGCACGCCGAGATCATTCAGGAGAGATTGGAGCGCGAGTACGACCTGGACCTGATCGCCACCGCGCCCGCCGTGGTGTACCGCGTGACCCTCACGAACGGCGAGATCTTCGAGACCCAGAACCCGGCCGAGTTTCCCACCCGTGACCGCATCACCAGCGTGGAGGAGCCGTACATCAAGCTGAGCATCATGCTGCCCGAGGACTACGTGGGCACCGTGATGCAGCTGCTGCAGGAGCGCCGGGGCTCCATGATCACCATGAACTACGTGGGCAAGCGCGTGGAACTGCTTTACGAGGTGCCCTTCGCGGAGATTCTGTACGACTTCCATGACCGCCTAAAGAGCATCTCGCGCGGGTACGCCTCCATGGACTACGAGATGATCGGCTACCGCGAGGGCGACCTGCGCAAGGTGGACATCATGGTGAACAACGAGGTCATTGACGCGCTGGCCGTCATTGTTCACGAGACCAAGACCTACAGCCTGGGCCGCAAGATCGTGGACAAGATGGCCGAGGTGATCCCACGCCAGATGTTCCCGGTGCCGGTGCAGGCGGTGATTGGCGGCAAGATCATTGCGCGCGCCACGGTCAAGGCCTTCCGCAAGGACGTGCTGGCCAAGTGCTACGGCGGCGACATCAGCCGCAAGAAGAAGCTGCTGGAAAAGCAGAAGAAGGGCCGCGCCCGCATGAAGCAGTTCGGCACGGTCGAGGTGCCCCAGGAGGCCTTCCTGGCGGTCCTCAGCACCGAGGAATAA
- a CDS encoding M28 family metallopeptidase, whose amino-acid sequence MFPRTRALPTRPAIPLWKILLPALLVLGLGWWAYRWITRPTNPPLQAGAQQGTVAEDWARLRAFGPRAPGQRGHGQTLDWAQAQLTALGYRVTRQNFPARVLEDLGAEVRAPGLTVRGQTLYGAQGGDQEGELVRIAPGATAEQLEALNILGKLAITTCPPGPWAPLADAVVQAGGLGLAIVNDCAQPPPFSRVDRTVLPLLAVSAPDGAALLARVGQRVTFRATTRERAAKATNLIAARVEASPDVLFGAHLDSLPISPGANDNASGVLAVLDLARRAAGTPLAERAWFVLFDDEETGLNGSRLFVRAYSYPLRQTRAMLNLDMVGVAAQPLGVAPHEELRPLVRRVAPGLRLFEDEAQSTRETFGRTLAVTGRSDHAAFKPLGVRTLFLTRGLDRHYHSADDKALSPALVTAAADTAAQLAQAVLAAPWTPREPCGITGRNCR is encoded by the coding sequence ATGTTCCCCCGCACCCGTGCGCTGCCCACCCGCCCGGCCATTCCCCTCTGGAAAATCCTGCTGCCCGCGCTGCTGGTGCTGGGCCTGGGGTGGTGGGCTTACCGCTGGATCACCCGGCCCACCAACCCGCCCCTGCAAGCGGGCGCGCAGCAGGGCACCGTGGCGGAAGACTGGGCCCGCCTGCGCGCCTTTGGACCCCGGGCACCTGGGCAGCGCGGCCACGGGCAGACCCTGGACTGGGCCCAGGCGCAGCTGACGGCCCTGGGCTACCGCGTAACCCGCCAGAACTTTCCGGCCCGCGTGCTGGAGGATCTGGGTGCCGAGGTGCGCGCCCCGGGCCTCACCGTGCGCGGCCAGACCCTGTACGGCGCGCAGGGCGGCGATCAGGAAGGCGAACTGGTGCGCATTGCCCCGGGGGCCACCGCCGAACAACTGGAGGCCCTGAACATCCTGGGCAAACTGGCAATCACCACCTGTCCGCCCGGGCCCTGGGCCCCGCTGGCCGACGCGGTGGTGCAGGCGGGCGGCTTGGGGCTGGCCATCGTGAACGACTGCGCGCAGCCGCCGCCCTTCAGCCGGGTGGACCGCACCGTTCTGCCGCTGCTGGCCGTGTCTGCCCCGGACGGCGCGGCGCTGCTGGCGCGCGTGGGGCAGCGCGTGACTTTCCGGGCCACCACCCGGGAGCGGGCGGCCAAGGCGACCAACCTCATTGCGGCGCGGGTGGAGGCCAGCCCCGACGTGCTGTTCGGCGCGCACCTAGACAGCCTGCCGATCAGCCCCGGCGCCAACGACAATGCCAGCGGCGTGCTGGCGGTGCTGGACCTCGCCCGGCGCGCGGCGGGCACCCCCCTGGCCGAGCGCGCGTGGTTCGTGCTGTTCGACGATGAGGAAACGGGCCTGAACGGCAGCCGGCTGTTCGTGCGCGCCTACAGCTACCCCCTGCGCCAGACGCGCGCCATGCTGAACCTGGACATGGTGGGCGTGGCCGCCCAGCCGCTGGGGGTGGCTCCCCACGAAGAACTGCGGCCCCTGGTGCGCCGCGTGGCCCCGGGCCTGCGCCTGTTCGAAGACGAGGCGCAGAGCACGCGCGAGACCTTTGGCCGCACGCTGGCGGTGACCGGCCGCAGCGACCACGCCGCCTTCAAACCGCTGGGCGTGCGCACCCTGTTTCTGACCCGGGGCCTGGACCGCCACTACCACAGCGCCGACGACAAGGCCCTGTCCCCAGCCCTGGTGACCGCCGCCGCTGACACCGCCGCGCAACTGGCCCAGGCGGTGCTGGCCGCGCCCTGGACCCCGCGCGAGCCTTGCGGGATCACCGGGCGTAACTGCCGCTAA
- a CDS encoding GNAT family N-acetyltransferase yields MSRSLAYFTDLALRRQEGSLIESGPGAVVVRSPQNPTFWWGNFLLMPAPPQPGALARWEAAFVSAHPQAAHRTFGIDTSGTDEGAADEFRAAGYDVRADTVLTTGRTVPPTRLNRDAQLRPLQGDADWAAALALRLAVNAAEAHPHEPEGYRVFAQRKLAAYRAVQAAGQGAMFGAFDEQGNMLSGLGIFDAGDGVARYQSVETHPEARSRGLAGTLVHAAGEWARGALGTRTLVIVADPEYHAQALYERVGFRPTERQLAIERPPGAGAEP; encoded by the coding sequence ATGTCCCGTTCCCTGGCCTACTTCACCGACCTCGCGCTGCGCCGCCAGGAAGGCAGTCTGATCGAAAGCGGTCCTGGCGCCGTGGTGGTGCGCTCGCCGCAGAATCCTACTTTCTGGTGGGGCAACTTTCTGCTGATGCCGGCCCCGCCACAGCCCGGGGCCCTGGCGCGCTGGGAGGCCGCTTTTGTGTCGGCGCATCCCCAGGCGGCCCACCGCACGTTTGGTATTGATACCTCGGGCACCGATGAGGGCGCGGCCGACGAGTTCCGCGCCGCTGGCTACGACGTACGCGCCGACACCGTGCTGACCACCGGGCGGACCGTGCCCCCCACAAGACTGAACCGCGACGCCCAGCTGCGCCCCCTGCAGGGCGACGCCGACTGGGCCGCCGCCTTGGCCCTGCGCCTCGCCGTGAACGCCGCCGAGGCCCACCCCCACGAGCCGGAAGGCTACCGGGTTTTCGCCCAGCGCAAACTGGCCGCTTACCGGGCGGTGCAGGCGGCCGGCCAGGGCGCCATGTTCGGGGCCTTTGACGAGCAGGGGAACATGCTCAGCGGTCTGGGCATTTTTGATGCTGGAGACGGGGTTGCCCGCTACCAGAGCGTCGAGACGCACCCCGAGGCCCGCTCGCGGGGGCTGGCAGGCACCCTGGTGCACGCGGCTGGCGAGTGGGCGCGCGGGGCGCTGGGCACCCGGACCCTGGTGATCGTGGCCGATCCCGAGTACCACGCCCAGGCCCTGTATGAGCGCGTGGGCTTTCGCCCCACAGAACGGCAGCTGGCCATCGAGCGGCCACCGGGGGCTGGGGCTGAGCCATGA
- a CDS encoding MOSC domain-containing protein, with amino-acid sequence MTGTVIGVARDDEHRFSKAPQPAVTLLAGLGVQGDAHAGLTVQHRSRVRADPTQPNLRQVHLIHAELFDDLAAQGFHVQPADLGENVTTRGLNLLALPRGTRLALGTDAVVELTGLRNPCAQIDAFQPGLLKELVGQDEAGQPVFRAGVMAVVCQDGEARPGDPVVVTLPPEPHERLVRV; translated from the coding sequence ATGACCGGCACAGTGATCGGGGTGGCCCGCGACGACGAACACCGCTTCAGCAAGGCCCCACAGCCTGCAGTCACGCTGCTGGCCGGCCTGGGCGTGCAGGGCGACGCCCACGCGGGTCTGACGGTTCAACACCGCTCGCGCGTGCGGGCCGACCCCACGCAGCCCAACCTGCGCCAGGTGCACCTGATCCACGCCGAACTGTTTGATGACCTGGCTGCCCAGGGCTTCCACGTGCAACCTGCCGACCTGGGCGAGAACGTGACCACCCGGGGGTTGAACCTGCTGGCGCTGCCGCGCGGCACCCGGCTGGCCCTTGGCACGGACGCAGTGGTGGAACTGACCGGCCTGCGCAACCCCTGCGCGCAGATCGACGCCTTTCAGCCGGGGCTGTTAAAAGAACTGGTGGGTCAGGATGAGGCCGGACAACCGGTCTTTCGCGCGGGGGTGATGGCCGTGGTGTGCCAGGACGGCGAAGCGCGCCCCGGCGACCCGGTGGTGGTGACCTTGCCCCCCGAACCGCACGAGCGGCTGGTGCGGGTGTAG
- a CDS encoding ribonuclease HII, whose translation MPVSVTPDWSFEREHWRRGYFRVAGVDEAGRGAWAGPVTVAAVILPGLATEYPFRDSKQLSAAQRETLAGQVREVALTYAVEHAWPAEIDELNILGATHAAALRALARLDPPPQALVTDYLKLRAGLPISAPPRADALSYSVAAASLLAKTERDCLMTELDKQYPGYGFAGHKGYGAPAHRAALQALGVSPVHRRSFAPIRALLGQGEPLLREGGA comes from the coding sequence ATGCCCGTTTCCGTTACCCCCGACTGGTCCTTTGAACGCGAGCACTGGCGGCGCGGCTATTTCCGGGTGGCCGGGGTGGACGAGGCCGGGCGCGGCGCCTGGGCGGGCCCCGTGACGGTGGCGGCCGTCATTCTGCCCGGGCTGGCCACCGAGTACCCCTTCCGCGACAGCAAGCAGCTGTCGGCGGCGCAGCGCGAGACCCTGGCGGGGCAGGTGCGCGAAGTGGCGCTGACCTACGCCGTGGAGCACGCGTGGCCGGCCGAGATTGACGAGCTAAATATCCTGGGCGCCACGCACGCCGCCGCCCTGCGCGCCCTGGCCCGCCTGGACCCGCCCCCGCAGGCCCTGGTCACCGATTACCTGAAGCTACGGGCCGGGCTGCCCATCAGTGCGCCGCCCCGCGCCGACGCCCTGAGTTATTCGGTGGCGGCGGCCAGCCTGCTGGCCAAGACCGAGCGTGACTGCCTGATGACTGAACTGGATAAACAGTACCCGGGCTACGGCTTTGCAGGCCATAAAGGCTACGGCGCCCCGGCCCACCGCGCAGCCCTGCAGGCGCTGGGGGTTAGTCCGGTGCACCGGCGCTCGTTTGCGCCCATTCGCGCCCTGCTGGGCCAGGGCGAACCCCTGCTGCGCGAAGGCGGGGCATGA
- a CDS encoding HSP90 family protein, whose protein sequence is MEHAFKVDLRGIIDLLSNHLYSDPSVFVRELLQNGVDAITARRARHGDFEPLIEARLLRGDGELPRLEFRDNGVGLSESEVHEFLATIGRSSKRIDEARDTFLGQFGIGLLSCFMVSGEIELVTKSASGGPAVRWLAQADGTYTLEVLPGDHGADIGTTVRLRAREDTDFYFEYDELRGALENYGRILPYPIHVTDGEQYAHVNAVMPPWLAYAAGDTSKRDEVLAYAREELGVQALDAVPLRSEAGGLLGVALVLPHATQRSSRQWHSVYLKRMLLGHDLSNLLPEWAFFVRCLLNVDGLHPTASRESFYEDDALKAAREALNAGLRGYIEELAQQDPKRLDALISLHHLPLKALATEDDDFFRLLAPEFSLETSTGRMKLGEYARHSPTLRMVTDLDQFRQIAQVASAYGHSVVNAVYTYDVPLLRQYARLFGRELEEVDAQTYALSLEDVAAGGLEGVLARANAALSGLGCEVSVKRFEPAELPALLIVTSERRLLDDIEAAQEVSDEVFSEFLADYAAEYEEVRVSRLHLNLGHSLVQELLHVDDGAVFARLVQMMYVQAHLLGHHPLRAEELALLTGGLSDMMRWGLRATRLDTLN, encoded by the coding sequence ATGGAACACGCCTTCAAAGTGGATCTGCGGGGCATCATTGACCTGCTGTCGAACCACCTGTATTCAGACCCCAGCGTGTTCGTGCGCGAATTGCTGCAAAACGGGGTGGACGCGATCACCGCGCGGCGGGCCCGCCACGGCGACTTCGAGCCGCTGATCGAGGCCCGGCTGCTGCGCGGGGACGGCGAGCTGCCCCGGCTGGAATTCCGTGACAACGGGGTGGGCCTGTCGGAAAGCGAGGTCCACGAGTTCCTCGCCACCATCGGGCGCTCGTCCAAGCGGATTGACGAGGCGCGCGACACCTTTCTGGGGCAGTTCGGCATCGGCCTGCTGTCGTGCTTCATGGTGAGCGGCGAGATTGAACTGGTGACGAAAAGCGCCTCGGGTGGCCCCGCCGTGCGCTGGCTGGCCCAGGCTGACGGTACCTACACGCTGGAGGTGCTGCCAGGCGACCACGGGGCCGACATCGGCACCACCGTTCGCCTGCGGGCGCGCGAGGACACCGACTTCTATTTCGAGTACGACGAACTGCGCGGGGCGCTGGAGAATTACGGCCGCATCCTGCCCTACCCCATTCACGTCACGGACGGCGAACAGTACGCCCATGTGAACGCCGTGATGCCGCCGTGGCTGGCCTACGCGGCGGGCGATACGAGCAAGCGCGACGAGGTGCTGGCCTACGCCCGCGAGGAACTGGGGGTGCAGGCGCTGGACGCCGTGCCGCTGCGCAGCGAAGCGGGCGGGCTGCTGGGCGTGGCCCTGGTGCTGCCCCACGCCACCCAGCGCTCTTCACGGCAGTGGCATTCGGTGTACCTCAAGCGGATGCTGCTGGGCCATGATCTGAGCAACCTGCTGCCCGAGTGGGCCTTTTTCGTGCGTTGCCTGCTGAACGTGGATGGGCTGCACCCCACCGCCTCGCGCGAATCGTTCTATGAAGACGACGCCCTGAAGGCCGCCCGCGAAGCCCTGAACGCCGGCCTGCGCGGGTACATCGAGGAACTGGCCCAGCAGGACCCCAAGCGGCTGGACGCCCTGATCTCGCTGCACCACCTGCCGCTCAAGGCCCTGGCCACCGAGGACGACGACTTTTTCCGGCTGCTGGCCCCCGAGTTCAGCCTGGAGACCTCCACCGGGCGCATGAAGCTGGGCGAGTACGCGCGGCACTCTCCGACCCTGCGGATGGTCACCGACCTCGACCAGTTCCGCCAGATCGCGCAGGTGGCGAGCGCCTACGGGCACAGCGTCGTGAACGCGGTGTACACCTACGACGTGCCGCTGCTGCGGCAGTACGCCCGGTTGTTCGGGCGCGAACTGGAAGAGGTGGACGCCCAGACCTACGCCCTGTCGCTGGAAGACGTGGCGGCGGGCGGCCTGGAGGGCGTGCTGGCGCGGGCCAACGCGGCGCTCTCGGGCCTGGGCTGCGAGGTCAGCGTGAAGCGCTTTGAGCCCGCCGAGCTGCCCGCCCTGCTGATCGTGACGAGCGAGCGCCGCCTGCTGGACGACATTGAAGCCGCACAGGAGGTTTCGGACGAGGTGTTCTCTGAGTTTCTGGCCGATTACGCCGCCGAGTACGAGGAGGTGCGCGTCTCGCGCCTGCACCTCAACCTGGGCCACAGCCTTGTTCAGGAACTGCTGCATGTGGACGACGGGGCGGTGTTCGCTCGCCTGGTGCAGATGATGTATGTCCAGGCGCACCTGCTGGGCCACCACCCCCTGCGCGCCGAGGAACTCGCGCTACTGACGGGCGGCCTGTCGGACATGATGCGCTGGGGCCTGCGGGCGACGCGGCTGGACACCCTGAACTGA